The following proteins are encoded in a genomic region of Streptomyces lunaelactis:
- the purU gene encoding formyltetrahydrofolate deformylase, which yields MTDQYVLTLSCPDRQGIVHAVSSYLFITGCNIEDSQQFGDRGTGLFFMRVHFSAEAPVTVEKLQAGFAAVGDAFRMDWQIHLADEPMRIILMVSKFGHCLNDLLFRSRTGALPVEIAAVVSNHTDFAELVASYDIPFHHIPVTKDTKAAAEAQVLELVRTENVELVVLARYMQVISDDLCKQLSGRIINIHHSFLPSFKGAKPYHQAHDRGVKLIGATAHYVTADLDEGPIIEQEVERVGHEVTPEQLVAVGRDVECRALARAVKWHAEHRILLNGRRTVVFG from the coding sequence ATGACCGACCAGTACGTCCTGACGCTCTCCTGCCCGGACAGACAGGGCATCGTGCACGCCGTGTCGAGTTATCTCTTCATCACCGGCTGCAACATCGAGGACAGTCAGCAGTTCGGGGACCGGGGCACGGGTCTGTTCTTCATGCGGGTCCACTTCTCGGCGGAGGCGCCGGTGACCGTGGAGAAGCTCCAGGCCGGCTTCGCCGCCGTCGGGGACGCCTTCCGGATGGACTGGCAGATCCACCTCGCCGACGAGCCGATGCGGATCATCCTGATGGTCAGCAAGTTCGGGCACTGCCTGAACGACCTGCTCTTCCGCTCCAGGACCGGCGCGCTGCCGGTCGAGATCGCGGCGGTCGTCTCCAACCACACGGACTTCGCCGAGCTCGTCGCCTCGTACGACATCCCCTTCCATCACATTCCGGTCACCAAGGACACGAAGGCCGCCGCCGAGGCGCAGGTGCTCGAGCTGGTGCGCACCGAGAATGTCGAGCTGGTGGTGCTCGCCCGCTATATGCAGGTGATCTCGGACGATCTGTGCAAGCAGCTGAGCGGCCGGATCATCAATATCCACCACTCCTTCCTGCCGAGCTTCAAGGGCGCGAAGCCGTACCACCAGGCGCACGACCGGGGCGTGAAGCTGATCGGCGCGACGGCGCACTATGTGACGGCCGACCTCGACGAGGGCCCGATCATCGAGCAGGAGGTCGAACGGGTCGGCCACGAGGTCACCCCCGAGCAGCTGGTCGCGGTCGGCCGCGATGTGGAGTGCCGGGCGCTGGCGCGCGCGGTGAAGTGGCATGCCGAGCACCGGATCCTGCTGAACGGCCGCCGCACCGTCGTCTTCGGCTAG
- a CDS encoding maleylpyruvate isomerase N-terminal domain-containing protein gives MSGPLDGGRGDDGHDGHDEVRGVPRIPGPRSAADDLNPAAHRGPAPGSVPIPPPPAKADEPAASAEVYRETPSHSVLKSLLGAWALSACSTEETAAVEAHLGDCAPCAEEALRLRDAVALLHTDRDLDLDPLLRFRVLENCLGRRPARIPVPTWANPYDAESARLDALLRDIGDAEWHAPVRLKWFEGERQVSRRTTVAGVMGHLMSVDGLVASALGLDDPLGPDAPSAPTERTEAFWRTADLPPTRTIREPWRDQSHTLIRTVSFAGRGVAELSVSYGDFALPLRDSMLDRAFECWMHAGDIANAVDYPYEPPSGSHLHRMIDLAARLLPAALADRRRAGLAGPARHLVQAGAPGRSLHLEVEGSGGGNWYIALDSPAAVGSADRSVAQVALDGVEFCRLVAGHVSPEEAAAGQDGDREAIRDVLFAAASLSRL, from the coding sequence GTGAGCGGGCCGCTGGACGGCGGCCGGGGCGACGACGGCCACGACGGCCACGACGAGGTACGGGGCGTGCCGCGCATACCTGGACCGCGCTCGGCGGCGGACGATCTGAATCCGGCCGCGCACCGGGGCCCGGCCCCGGGCTCGGTCCCGATTCCGCCGCCGCCCGCGAAGGCCGACGAACCCGCGGCCAGTGCCGAGGTCTATCGGGAGACGCCGTCCCACAGTGTGCTGAAGTCGCTGCTCGGCGCCTGGGCGCTGTCCGCCTGCTCCACCGAGGAGACCGCGGCCGTCGAGGCACACCTCGGCGACTGCGCGCCCTGTGCGGAAGAGGCCCTGCGGCTGCGCGACGCCGTCGCCCTGCTGCACACCGACCGTGATCTGGACCTCGACCCGCTGCTGCGCTTCCGGGTGCTGGAGAACTGCCTGGGCCGCAGGCCCGCCCGTATCCCGGTGCCCACCTGGGCGAATCCGTACGACGCCGAGTCAGCGCGGCTCGACGCACTGCTGCGGGACATCGGCGACGCGGAGTGGCATGCGCCGGTACGTCTCAAGTGGTTCGAGGGCGAACGGCAGGTGAGCCGCAGAACGACCGTCGCCGGCGTCATGGGGCATCTGATGAGCGTCGACGGGCTGGTCGCAAGCGCGCTCGGGCTGGACGATCCCCTCGGGCCGGACGCGCCGAGCGCGCCCACGGAACGCACGGAGGCGTTCTGGCGGACGGCGGACCTGCCGCCGACCCGCACGATCCGCGAGCCGTGGCGCGACCAGAGCCACACACTGATCCGTACGGTCTCCTTCGCGGGCCGCGGAGTCGCCGAACTGTCCGTTTCGTACGGCGACTTCGCCCTTCCGCTGCGGGACTCCATGCTGGACCGCGCCTTCGAGTGCTGGATGCACGCGGGCGACATCGCGAATGCGGTGGACTATCCGTACGAGCCGCCGAGCGGATCGCATCTGCACCGGATGATCGACCTGGCGGCCAGACTGCTGCCCGCCGCGCTCGCGGACCGCAGGCGCGCGGGCCTCGCCGGACCCGCCAGACATCTCGTCCAGGCGGGCGCGCCTGGACGGTCACTGCATCTGGAGGTCGAGGGCTCGGGCGGCGGGAACTGGTACATCGCCCTGGACTCACCGGCCGCGGTCGGCTCGGCGGACCGGTCGGTGGCTCAAGTGGCGCTGGACGGCGTGGAGTTCTGCCGTCTGGTGGCGGGCCATGTCTCACCGGAGGAGGCAGCGGCGGGCCAGGACGGGGACCGGGAGGCGATCCGGGACGTGCTGTTCGCGGCGGCGTCGCTGAGCAGGCTGTAG